A segment of the Nostoc sp. TCL26-01 genome:
GATTATGCACGGTAAAGAGATTATGCCAATGGAAAGCGATCGCCTAATTGATGCTTTAACACATCTAATTATTAACTGTGCTGAATAATATATGAATGAAATTACACTAATAAAGACGTAGCATTGCTACGTCTCTACAGATATATTTCTCACATATATTTTAGAGAGAATCACTCTATCTGCCGTTAGATGAACGGATGATGGGGTTTTCTACAGAATCCCGATATTGTTGAACTGCTTCTGTATAGCCTATAGGTAACACAGCTTCTACGTTTTCGTGGGGACGAGGAATAATTACCCAAGATTCTAATGTGCCACCGTAAACATTCTGTGCCGCTTCCACACCAGCCGCCATAGCCGTTTTGACTTCCGAAACATCTCCACGAATATTCACTGTAAACCGAGCGCTACCGACTCTAATATAACCAACCAAGGTAACACGACCGGCTTTAACCATCGCATCAGCTGCGGCTAACACAGCCGGAAAACCCTTAGTTTCTAGCGCTCCAACTGCTTGTAGTGATGACATTAATTAATCTCCTGTATGAATAACAAATCTATGTAAGAGAGTGGTGAGTGGTGAGTGCTGAGTGCTGAGTAATGAGTGCTGTTAGCGGAAGCGGGGCGTTTAGCCCGTGCTGAGTGCTGAGTAATTAATTATTCTCCTCTGCTCCCAATCCCCAATCCCCAATCCCCAATCCCCAATCCCTAAAACATCCGAAAAGGCTCAGATTTTTCAGTAAAGTGGATAGGCAGAATTGCTTCCACATTGTCTGGGGGGTTGGGAACTATGTAATGGGTAATGACTTCACCCCCATGTGCTTGTTCACCAGCCGCGATCCCGGCTTCAACTGCTCTTTTGACTTCTGCAACTTGTCCCCTAACTGCTACTAATAAGCGAGCGCTTTCTGCTTGACCATAATACACAAGTGTCACTGCGGCAGATTTTACCATTGCATCAGCTGCCGCCAACACAGCTGGAAAACCTAAAGTTTCGATTACGCCAACCGCCATTGGCATGGCATTAGCTCCTGATTAAAAAGTTAAGTGATACT
Coding sequences within it:
- a CDS encoding carbon dioxide-concentrating mechanism protein CcmK, with translation MSSLQAVGALETKGFPAVLAAADAMVKAGRVTLVGYIRVGSARFTVNIRGDVSEVKTAMAAGVEAAQNVYGGTLESWVIIPRPHENVEAVLPIGYTEAVQQYRDSVENPIIRSSNGR
- a CDS encoding carbon dioxide-concentrating mechanism protein CcmK encodes the protein MPMAVGVIETLGFPAVLAAADAMVKSAAVTLVYYGQAESARLLVAVRGQVAEVKRAVEAGIAAGEQAHGGEVITHYIVPNPPDNVEAILPIHFTEKSEPFRMF